The nucleotide sequence GCCGAAGCTCACGGTGCTCTCGGGCAACCCAGCCACCATCACTGTCGCCCAGGAGCTGCGTTATCCGCAAAGCTACGGCCAGATCCAATCGCAGGTCGGTACCGGCAGCCTCTCCGGTGGCGGCTCGGCCGGGGTCTCCATCACCTCCGGCACACCGCAGGAATTCACCACGCGCAACGTCGGCGTCGAGCTACGCGTCACGCCCACGGTGGAGGAGGACGACCACAGCGTGAGCCTCGACCTCAACCCGAAGGTCACGGAGTTCGAGGGTTTCGTAGAATACGGCGGACCGAGTGTCGCGATCTCGGGCGGCACGACCGTCACCGTGCCCCCGGGCTTCTACCAGCCGATCTTCGCCGTGCGCGAGGTCAGCACACGGGTGACCATCTGGGATGGCGCCACGCTGGTGATGGGCGGCCTCACCCGCGAGGAGGTGAAGAAGGTGGACGACAAGGTGCCCGTGCTGGGCAGCATGCCGATCATCGGCCGGCTCTTCCGCAGTCAGGGTGAGAGCTCGCAAAAGCGGAATCTGCTGATCTTTGTCACTGCGAATCTCGTCAATCCCGGCGGCGCGCTGAAAAAGCAGGCGGTGGCCGGGACGCCGAGCGGAAGCCTTTACCAGAACCCGACGGTCGTCACCCCGGCGGGCGCGGTGCCGCGTAAGGAATAATAAACATCGAGGCAATCTACCGGCGGCCGCCGCCGTTAGGCCCGGTTGGCTGGGGCGGAACCGTCCGGGCGACGGCGCCACATCCGGGCGCCGAAGGCGAGCAAGCCGCAGAGTGCGGCCCAGCCGGCGGGCTCGGGGATGGCCTGCAGGTAGGTCAGCTGGCCACCGCCGTCGAGGTAGAGCAAGTGAGCGGTGGCACCGTCATCCACGAGGAGTGGCGCAGTGCCGGCGAGCGGGGAGGCGAGGTAGCTCACGGCGGCGGTGGTGGTGCCATCCCACTGCATCAGGTTTCCGGAGGAGGAGAACACGACCAGGGAATGGTCCGCGCCGTTGACGCTCAGGCCGCTGGCGGCGCCGAGGTTGACGGCGCCGTTCCAAGTCGTGCCGTCGAAAACGGTGGCGTAGGCGTTGCCGCCGTTGAGGTACCCGAAGAGGCCGCCCGACGCGTTGAAAAAGAGGCCGCCGTCCGGGAGTACCATGTCGAAACCGTTCCAGCTGGCGCCGGCCGAGGCGTTCGAGGCGAAGCCCGAGGTGGTGATGCCTTTGTCGGACCAACTGGCGTTGCCCCCCCAGTTGTTGATTTCGTAGGCTAGGCGGTAGCCGGCGGCGTGGGGCGACGCGGCTAGGACGCCCTGATGGTAGTAGTTGCCGCTCCCGGAGTCGTACCAGCCGTAGGCGAGGTTGGTGAATCCGCCGCCCCAGCCGCTGCCCGTGTTGGTCGCCAGATCGAGTGAACCGCGGCCACCGGTGCCGGAGCCGTTCGTCAGCAGATACATGGCGCCCGAGCTGTCGGTGCGGAGCTGGACCTGGAAGGAGCCGTTGATGTTACCAAGGTCGGCGCCGGACCAGCCCGAGCCGGAGTTGGCGCTGACGTTCACGTTGTTGCCGACCAGGTAAGCCACGTTGAGTCCCCCGGTCCCGGTGGTGATTGACGGCGCCGTGCCCGCGCCGAGCAGGCTAGCCGCGGACCACCCGGCCTCACCATAGCCCTTGGCCGTGACGTAGATGTTGCCGGCGGACTCATAGGCCACGAAGGTGGTGCCGCCGCTGATGGTAGCGTCAAAGCTGACGGCCGAGGGGGCGACGACGGTTTGCTGGGCCCACTGGGCCCGGACGGACACGAGCGGCAGGAGGCCAAGCACGAGCCAACAACGGAGGGGAAAGTTCATGGGAGTGGGGCTGGGCGGAAGGACAGGAAACCGGGCGGCCGCGGGGAAGATTTTCCTTTTTAGCCGAAAACGTCCGACGCGTCTCCGCATCCCTTGGGAAACCGGGCGGCGGGGTCTCCGCATTTTTTGCGCCGTCACCGCCGCGACGGCCGGGGAAAACTGAAATTGGTTTACGGCCCGCGGTATTCCGCTTTGGTCGGGCCATGGCGAAATGGCTCTTGGTCGACGGCTACAACATGGCGTTCCGCGCGTTCTACGGGATGCCCGAGCTCACGCGGGCGGACGGGTTTCCCACCGGGGCGCTGCACGGCTGGGTGAAGACGATGTGGCGGCTGCAGGACCAGGAGAAGCCTGACGCGATGGTGGTGTTTTTCGATCTCGGCGGCTCGCAGGACCGCCTGGCCTTGCACCCCGAATACAAGGCACAGCGCAAGGAGACGCCCGAGCCACTGGAGAAGCAGATACCCGTGATCAAGGAGCTGACGCGCGCGATGGGGCTGGTGGGCGTGGAACTGGACGGGGTGGAGTCCGACGATCTGGTCGCCGCGCAGGCGCGGACCCTGGCGGCCGACGGGCACGAGGTGTTGATCGTCAGCGCCGACAAGGATTTTGCGCAGTGCGTGGATGACCGGATCAAGATCCTGCTGCCCCCGCCGACGGCCAATCCCAAGCTCGGCTGGCGGGTGCTCGACGCGGCGGGCGTGCGCGAGAAATTCGGGGTGCCGCCGGAGCAGATCGCCGAATACCTCGCCCTGATCGGCGACACGTCGGACAATATTCCCGGCATCAACGGCGTCGGGCCCAAGACGGCGGCGAAGTGGTTTGAGGAATTCAAATCTCTCGAGGGCATCATCGCCGGCGCGGCCGGCCTGAAACCCGATCGGTTCCGCGAAGCAGTGGCCCAGAACGCCGACCGGCTGCGGTTGAATTTGAAACTCACGACCCTCAGCGGCCGGTCGCCGCTCCCGGCGGTCCCGCGGGGCGAGCCCCAGCCGGCGAAGCTCTTGCCCCTGCTGGTGGCGATGGAAATGAAATCCACCCTGGCCGAGGCGGAGAAGCGCTACACGGGACAGACCGAGTTATTCTGAGGGCGGGGGAGGGGCGGTCGGTCTTGCCAAACCGGCCGGCGGGAGCACACTCGCTGGCATGAGCAATTCCGACTTGGATAAGAAGGAGGCCATGCTCGAGATCATCGCCAAAGTGGGGCGGGAACGGGCCATTGACCTCGTGATGCAGTCCTACAACACGGAGCTCCTGACGTCGCTCCTGAACCGGCTCGAAGAAGGCAAGGCGAGCATGATTGGCGGCTACAAGCGGCGCGACCACCTGACGGATGCCATGAAGAGCGTGCGCGAGGTCTGCGAGCTGGCTTAAGCCAGAGTAACGCCAATCTGCTTTAAGTAGGGGCCAGTCTCAGACTGGACTTGTCTGGACGAACGCAGGGGCCGGTCGGAGACCGGCCCTACGTCAGGCGGCGGGCGGCTCGAAGATGTAGCCGATGCCGTGGACAGTCTTGAAGCAGTCGAGGGAGATGCCGTTTTTGCCGAAGGCCGCGCGGACCTTCACGATGTACTGGTCGAGCGAGCGGCTGCGGATGTCGGCGTGGATGCCCCAGACGGAATGGATGAGCTCCTTGCGCGTGATCACCACGTTGCGGTGGGTGTGGAGGTAGGCGAGGATGCCGAGTTCCTTGCGGCCGGTCTTGAGGGTGGTGCCGTTGGGGAAACCGATCTCGAGGCGCTCCGGATGGATCTG is from Lacunisphaera limnophila and encodes:
- a CDS encoding 5'-3' exonuclease, translating into MAKWLLVDGYNMAFRAFYGMPELTRADGFPTGALHGWVKTMWRLQDQEKPDAMVVFFDLGGSQDRLALHPEYKAQRKETPEPLEKQIPVIKELTRAMGLVGVELDGVESDDLVAAQARTLAADGHEVLIVSADKDFAQCVDDRIKILLPPPTANPKLGWRVLDAAGVREKFGVPPEQIAEYLALIGDTSDNIPGINGVGPKTAAKWFEEFKSLEGIIAGAAGLKPDRFREAVAQNADRLRLNLKLTTLSGRSPLPAVPRGEPQPAKLLPLLVAMEMKSTLAEAEKRYTGQTELF